In Acidobacteriota bacterium, the genomic window GGGCGTCGTGAGGCCGTCGGAGATCATCGACTGCCAGAACGGCATCCTGAGGGTCGCGGGGATTCCGATCCACGATCACAGGGCGTTCGGAATCCTCTCCTTCGCCGAGGTGATGGCGGAGTCGAGCGACGTCGGCGTGATGAAGGTCGCGATGCGACTCGATCCCCGGAGCTTCTACGACCACGTGACGCAACTCGGGTTCGGATCGCGGACCGGAATCGACCTGCCGAGCGAGAGCCGGGGGATGCTGCAGCCGGTGAAGTCGTGGGCGGCGACGACCGAGGCGTACATGTCCTTCGGACAGGAGATCGGCGTCACCCCCCTCCAACTGGCCTCCGCTTTCTCGACGGTGGCGAACCGCGGCATGGCCGTCGCTCCCCGCGTGGTCACGCGCATCATCGAGGACGAGGGGAGGGGCGTGCGCCTTCCGTCGCTGACCGCGCCGCATCGCGTCCTGCGCGAGGCGACCGCCGACACGCTCATCGATCTGCTCGAAGGTGTCGTGACGGGCGGGACGGGAAAGAAGGCCGCCATCCCTGGCTACCGCGTCGCGGGCAAGACCGGGACCGCCCAGAAGATCATCGACAAGGTCTACTCGTCGGATCGGTACGTCGCGTCGTTCGCCGGGTTCGTCCCCTCGCGCCGGCCCGTGCTCACGATCCTGATCGTCCTCGACGAGCCGCGCGGCCCGATCTACCACGGCGGGGACGTCGCGGCCCCCGTCTTCCGCAGGGTCGCCGAGCCGTCGCTCGATTACCTGGGCGTCGCGCCGGACGGCGGCGACTCGAGGCCGCCGGATCTCGCGTCGATCGGGGCGGGGATCGAGCCTCCCGCAGCGGATCGTCCGCGGGAGGCGTCGGTCGTCCCGGCGTCGTTCACCACCTCGAGCGCGGACCGATCCCGCGGCGGCGGAGCTGCGCCGGCGCAGCCGGCGATCGAATTCGTGGCGCCGCACCCGCTGGCGATCGATGATGATGGCGCGCTTCAGAACGCCCCGCGGGAGGGAGTCGTGACCGTTCCCGATCTCGACGGCGCTCCACTCAGGGACGCCGTCGTGAGCCTCGCCCGGGCGGGATTCGTGGCCTCCGTGAGAGGAGCCGGCTTCGTCGTGAGCCAGTCCCCGGAGGCGGGCCAGCCCGCAGCGGCCGGATCGACGATCGCGCTGACGCTCGGCCGCCAGATCGAGCGGGTGCCGGCCCCTGCGGCTCGCGAGGCGGAACCGCGCGCCCCGATCGTCGCGGCCCCGGCTCCACGGGCTTCCAGCCTTCCCGCGTCCTCCCGTGCGGCGGGGGCGACCCCGGCGCCGGCGAAGTCGCCGGCTCACCGGCACCGCGCCGCGGCCGCCCCGCGTGCCGGAGCGTCGAAGCCCGGAGGAGTCGCGGGGGGGAAACCGGGCGCACGCGCCGCCCGTGAGACCCATGAGAGATGACGAGATGCTGAGCGACGTCGCGCTCCTGAGGTCCACCCTCCCGGCGGGGTCGCAGCTCACGGGGGTGACCCACGACTCCCGCCGGACGCGCCCCGGCGACGTCTTCGTCGCGGTGCGCGGCCTGAAAGCGGACGGCCTTGCGCACGCGCGCGCGGCCGCGGCGGCGGGCGCGGCGGCGATCGTCGTCGGTCCGGGAAGATCCGGCGAGGCCGAAGAGGCCCTCGCCGGCGCGGGTGTTCCCGTGATCGAGGTGGCCGACGAGCGCGTCGCCCTCGCGGTTCTCGGGCGCAACGCGGCGGGGCGCCCGGACCTGGAGATGCCCGTCGTGGGAGTCACCGGCACGAACGGCAAGACGACGACGGCGTACCTCCTCGCGGAGATCTGGGAGGCCGCCGGCGTCCGCTGCGGCATGCTCGGGACCATCGAGTACCGGCTCGGGCGCGAGACGCTCCACGGCGAGCGGACGACCCCCGAGGCCCCGGAGATCCACCGCTATCTCCGGCGCATGCTCGACGACGGGGCGAGGGCCTGCGTGATGGAGGTCTCGAGCCAGGGGCTGGACCTCGGGCGCGCGTATGGATTGCGCTTCGCCGCCGCCGTCTTCACCAACCTCACGCGCGATCACCTCGACTACCACGGCGACATGGAGACGTACTTCGCCGCGAAGAAGCGTCTCTTCGACGGTCTGCCCCCCGGATCTCCGTCCATCCTGAACGCCGACGACGCGTACGCGCTCCGCCTCGCGGATCCCGGACGGCGCCGTGTCACCTACGGCACGGCCGCGGCCGCGGACTTCCGGTTGGCCGGCCGGCAGGGAGGGATCGACGGGCTGACGCTGACGATCGACGCGGAGGGGCGGGCCCGGGAGCTGCGCTCACCGCTCGCCGGTCTTCCGAACGCCTACAACATCCTCGCCGCGGCCGCGACGGCGCGCGCGCTCGATCTGCCCTGGGGCGCGATCGAGGAGGGGCTGTCGCGGAGGGCCTGCGTGCCGGGAAGGCTCGAGCGGGTCGACGCGGGGCAGCCGTTCGCCGTCGTCGTCGACTTCGCCCACACCGACGACGCGCTGCGCAACGTCCTCGAGGTGCTGAGGCCGCTGACCGAAGGAAGGCTCATCGTCGTCTTCGGGTGCGGCGGCGACCGGGATCGCACGAAGAGGCCCCTCATGGGCGCCCACGCCGCGCGGCTCGCCGACGCCGTGTGGATCACGTCCGACAACCCGCGATCGGAGGAGCCCCTCTCGATCATCGGGATGGTCCTCGACGGCGTGCGCGGCGTCCCCGGCGGATCGGCGAAGGCGGTCGTCGAGCCCGATCGCGAGGCCGCCATCGGGCGGGCCCTCGCGGGCGCGCG contains:
- a CDS encoding PASTA domain-containing protein, translated to MRLRKPGRGSKTPRRTGISRPRLWIVAISGIVWAGFVAATLYDLQVVRTRQMSELARRQQEQIVTADPRRGTILDRVGRELAVSTDVYSIYAATAELKDVDSASTALAPILDVPRDVIRSKLAGEGFPLVRRRVAPDIADRVRSLNLQGLHLIAESKRFYPRGSLASHVLGFVGLDDPRAREGLERRYDSEIRGTPGAFVALRDARGSHVLMQARQEPVPGNDIVTSLDEVIQHTAERELAAALEETGAIAGTIVVLHTPTGEVLAMTSLPTFNPNHYGAADPNARRNRAVTDVYEPGSTFKIVTAAAAIEEGVVRPSEIIDCQNGILRVAGIPIHDHRAFGILSFAEVMAESSDVGVMKVAMRLDPRSFYDHVTQLGFGSRTGIDLPSESRGMLQPVKSWAATTEAYMSFGQEIGVTPLQLASAFSTVANRGMAVAPRVVTRIIEDEGRGVRLPSLTAPHRVLREATADTLIDLLEGVVTGGTGKKAAIPGYRVAGKTGTAQKIIDKVYSSDRYVASFAGFVPSRRPVLTILIVLDEPRGPIYHGGDVAAPVFRRVAEPSLDYLGVAPDGGDSRPPDLASIGAGIEPPAADRPREASVVPASFTTSSADRSRGGGAAPAQPAIEFVAPHPLAIDDDGALQNAPREGVVTVPDLDGAPLRDAVVSLARAGFVASVRGAGFVVSQSPEAGQPAAAGSTIALTLGRQIERVPAPAAREAEPRAPIVAAPAPRASSLPASSRAAGATPAPAKSPAHRHRAAAAPRAGASKPGGVAGGKPGARAARETHER
- a CDS encoding UDP-N-acetylmuramoyl-L-alanyl-D-glutamate--2,6-diaminopimelate ligase, whose product is MRDDEMLSDVALLRSTLPAGSQLTGVTHDSRRTRPGDVFVAVRGLKADGLAHARAAAAAGAAAIVVGPGRSGEAEEALAGAGVPVIEVADERVALAVLGRNAAGRPDLEMPVVGVTGTNGKTTTAYLLAEIWEAAGVRCGMLGTIEYRLGRETLHGERTTPEAPEIHRYLRRMLDDGARACVMEVSSQGLDLGRAYGLRFAAAVFTNLTRDHLDYHGDMETYFAAKKRLFDGLPPGSPSILNADDAYALRLADPGRRRVTYGTAAAADFRLAGRQGGIDGLTLTIDAEGRARELRSPLAGLPNAYNILAAAATARALDLPWGAIEEGLSRRACVPGRLERVDAGQPFAVVVDFAHTDDALRNVLEVLRPLTEGRLIVVFGCGGDRDRTKRPLMGAHAARLADAVWITSDNPRSEEPLSIIGMVLDGVRGVPGGSAKAVVEPDREAAIGRALAGARPGDTVLIAGKGHEGEQILGDRVIPFDDVEVARRLLRARRGAEGGDAGGEPR